The following are encoded together in the Populus trichocarpa isolate Nisqually-1 chromosome 5, P.trichocarpa_v4.1, whole genome shotgun sequence genome:
- the LOC7476902 gene encoding 1-aminocyclopropane-1-carboxylate oxidase homolog 12, whose protein sequence is MELLIPVAADSFLQDESSYDKGKAVKAFDETKAGVKGLVDSGVTKIPRFFIHPPEDVEKSSSDSIHLGLQVPVINFEHFESCRRSEVVNEIRKASEIWGFFQMVNHGIPVSILDDMLAGVRRFHEQHRDVKMEFYSRDRKQPVRFFCNGDLLVNRAPANWRDTIAFDFQDGKLDPELFPETFREEVSQYIRHMIQMKKTLSELISEALGLPSDYLSSIECMETESLVCHYYPACPEPDLTLGATKHRDPSLMTVLLQDNTGGLQVRNQTQWVDVPPLQGALVVNIGDFMQLITNNKFKSVEHRVLVGQEGSRTSVACFFYPSTANKFKPYGAIKELVSDDNVPMYRETHIAEFLAFFRSKGLDGTPTLCHFKLA, encoded by the exons ATGGAACTCCTGATTCCAGTAGCTGCAGATTCCTTTCTCCAAGATGAGTCCAGCTATGACAAGGGTAAGGCAGTGAAGGCATTTGATGAAACAAAGGCAGGTGTTAAGGGACTAGTAGACTCTGGAGTAACAAAAATCCCCAGGTTTTTTATCCACCCACCGGAGGATGTGGAAAAGTCATCATCCGACAGTATCCATCTGGGACTTCAGGTTCCAGTTATAAACTTCGAGCACTTTGAAAGTTGCCGACGATCAGAGGTGGTCAATGAGATTCGCAAAGCGTCAGAAATATGGGGATTCTTTCAAATGGTTAACCACGGGATTCCTGTTAGTATCTTGGATGATATGTTAGCTGGTGTGAGACGATTCCACGAGCAACACCGAGATGTGAAGATGGAGTTTTATTCACGTGACCGTAAGCAGCCAGTGAGGTTCTTCTGCAATGGCGATCTCCTTGTCAACAGAGCACCAGCAAATTGGAGGGATACAATAGCATTTGATTTCCAAGATGGTAAACTGGACCCTGAACTCTTTCCTGAAACTTTCAG AGAAGAAGTCAGTCAATACATCAGACACATGATCCAAATGAAGAAGACACTATCTGAACTAATATCAGAGGCACTCGGACTTCCTAGCGATTACCTCTCAAGCATAGAATGCATGGAAACTGAATCGTTAGTGTGCCACTATTACCCGGCTTGTCCCGAGCCAGACCTGACGTTGGGTGCCACCAAGCATAGAGACCCATCTTTAATGACTGTTCTCCTGCAAGACAACACGGGTGGCCTCCAAGTTCGCAACCAAACTCAATGGGTCGATGTCCCTCCTTTACAGGGAGCTCTAGTAGTAAATATTGGGGACTTCATGCAG CTGATCACCAATAACAAGTTCAAGAGTGTGGAGCATAGGGTTCTTGTTGGGCAGGAGGGATCCCGAACATCAGTAGCATGCTTTTTCTATCCAAGCAcagcaaataaatttaaaccttATGGAGCAATAAAGGAGCTTGTGTCTGATGACAATGTGCCCATGTACAGGGAAACTCATATTGCTGAGTTCCTGGCTTTCTTCAGGTCCAAAGGATTAGATGGTACTCCAACCCTTTGTCATTTCAAACTGGCATGA
- the LOC7476901 gene encoding uncharacterized protein LOC7476901 — protein sequence MAFTSFLGRVLFASVFILSAYQEFNEFGVDGGPAAKALKPKFGVFTSHVQSHAGIQVPEIEIKHLVSAAIFLKGIGGILFIIGSSLGAYLLIIHQLIAIPILYDFYNYDSEEKEFNQLFIKFTQNMALYGALLFFIGMKNSFPRRQHKKKVPKTKTG from the exons ATGGCTTTCACTTCATTTCTTGGACGAGTCCTCTTTGCCTCTGTTTTCATACTCTCTGCTTACCAAGA GTTCAATGAATTCGGGGTTGATGGAGGACCGGCTGCGAAGGCACTGAAACCAAAGTTTGGTGTGTTTACCAGTCATGTGCAATCTCACGCCGGCATACAAGTACCGGAAATTGAA ATCAAACATTTAGTCAGCGCTGCTATATTTCTCAAGGGCATTGGAGGCATCCTTTTTATCATTGGCAGCTCTCTTGGAGCCTACCTGCTG ATTATACATCAGCTGATTGCAATTCCAATCCTATATGATTTCTACAACTATGACAGTGAGGAGAAAGAGTTTAATCAACTTTTCATCAAATTTACACAG AATATGGCTCTCTATGGAGCACTACTGTTTTTCATTGGGATGAAGAACTCATTTCCCAGGAGACAGCACAAGAAGAAGGTTCCTAAAACTAAAACTGGTTAG
- the LOC7476903 gene encoding uncharacterized protein LOC7476903, which yields MELYTHDRQCPVRLYSNGDLLVNRGPACWRDTVAFNCEECNLNHLVFPEIFRKEVSDYIRQTIKMRKPLSELISEAIQHRIHGNRDSVVPLLPNLSLARLDVGHTHAFRPMFSDYRPARLQGWPPISRSKSMGRYPPQQGGALEYCGTITTLMLFPAFCSLSAMTGSKVWLLSDKLDPSHQLHVFSIQALQIIIPNHKGQYIGKLM from the exons ATGGAGCTATACACGCATGACCGTCAGTGCCCAGTGAGGCTCTACTCCAATGGAGATCTCCTAGTGAACAGAGGACCAGCTTGCTGGAGAGATACAGTAGCATTCAACTGCGAAGAATGTAATCTGAATCATCTAGTGTTTCCTGAAATATTCAG AAAAGAAGTGAGTGATTACATCAGACAGACGATCAAAATGAGGAAGCCACTATCTGAACTAATATCAGAGGCAATTCAGCATAGAATTCATGGAAACAGAGATTCTGTTGTGCCACTATTACCCAATTTGTCCCTAGCCAGACTTGATGTTGGGCACACCCATGCATTCAGACCCATGTTTTCTGACTATAGGCCTGCAAGACTTCAAGGGTGGCCTCCAATTTCGCGTTCAAAATCAATGGGTAGATATCCCCCTCAGCAGGGAGGAGCTCTTGAATATTGTGGAACAATTACGACCTTAATGTTGTTTCCTGCATTTTGTAGCTTATCAGCAATGACAGGTTCAAAAGTGTGGTTGTTGTCGGACAAGTTGGATCCCAGCCATCAGTTGCACGTCTTTTCTATCCAAGCACTGCAAATTATAATTCCAAACCATAAGGGCCAATATATAGGGAAACTAATGTAG